The Odontesthes bonariensis isolate fOdoBon6 chromosome 19, fOdoBon6.hap1, whole genome shotgun sequence genome includes the window AGagcggggaggggggggggttcctTCATTCATGGGGGGAGCCAATCAGAGACGCCTCATTATCGCGTCACGGATATGCAGGAGAAATACCGGAAAACCCTGTCGTTTCTTGTCAAGCCATTCTTCCTGCCCACAAAAACAGCTTGAAGCAAAGCAAccataatgtttttttaaacagaatcgACGCCTAATGCATTCAATAACAATGGTGAACACAAcagtattaatgaaatgacGATGGAAGTTGgtctttaaccttttttttgtatgtgtgtgtgcattttagGGCAGATGCTTATCCATGAAGGAAAGCGGTTATGCAGGGACTCTGATCTGCTGTCTGACTTTGGAATCACACACAACTCCATCATACACATGGTTATGAAAATGAAGGGCGGAGGATGTCCTTCGGGAGAGAGCGGTGATGGGATGGGTGACAAGGACGGTGAAACCCGAAGAAGTCAGGAGAAACTTGCTAACTTTCAAAAATGCAACCTACAATAACCTTTTTTTGGCCGTATGCATCATTTCTGTTGGTCGAAGGTTTGTCAACTTGTGATGCACTAACCGTAACCACCACGTCCTCACTGAGCGTGCATCAAGCCTCCTTCCCAGGACTTTCAACCCCACAGCAAAACAAGTCACCTGGAGATTTAGCACCACTTGTCATGACAATTTTTAAGTTTCTACAAGAGAAAATGTGCCtttttgtttaaagtttttGTGGTTTACTCTGGCCATAAAGCCTTTTATTTGGGTCCATGGAATTGTAGCAGCACAGATGCATGAACAGTTCCCTCACCTGCCTGTAGGGCATGCTGTCAATTATTCTATCAGAGGAGTGGCAGTATAAAAGGAGCCCTCCCTCCTGCTTTCCATGTCTGCTTCCATCGAATTGTCTGCTTCCGGGTTAGGGGTCATTTTCCCGACAAGGTATGTCTGCTGCTGCCGCGGCATGTTCACATTTTGGTCTCTCCGGTGTGCTGattgtttgttgttgctgcagtGGTGGCCGTTGTGCATCCCTGGCTCCAGTGGCTCTCGGGGGGCTGTCTCCCCTCGTGGTGGTGAGTGTTTgatctctctctgtgtctccgTATATACGCTACATTTTTATGGAGTTAAATAGCTGTCAAAATGTttgtgtgcataaactagaaatgcatgcataaatgagtccaaaagttttgacattaaGAATTACGAATTACGAGTTACGCATGCaagttctctcttttttttttttaatacaactttattttgctttacaagatgcaaaaacatgacaacgCATGCAAGTTTTCTGCCGTAACTTTACTGTCAAAAATACGTCATCACTTTACAGACATTACTTATGGAGCAAAAGATACATCGATCCTTCCTCTGCCATCATGTtaggctcttcttcttcttcttgaatCGCTCTGAGAGGTTTCTGTTCTCCCGGGCAAAGTGTCTCAGTCTTGGGTTTTACCGCGAGACTTGAACGAATGCGCGGAAGTTGGATCAATGTATCTTTTGCTCCATAAGTAATGTCTGTAAAGTGATGACGTATTTTTGACAGTAAAGTCACGGCAGAGAACTTGCATGCGTAACTCGTAATTCTTGATGTCAAAACTTTTGGACTcatttatgcatgcatttctagtttatgcacacgaacatcaaaacatatgcatgcatttctagtttatgcacacgaacatcaaaacatatgcatgcatttctagtttatgcacacgaacatttTGACAGCTATTTAACTCCATACATTTTAAGGCTAACGCTAGTATGCTCAGTTGACAGGTGGACTGCCGCCTGGGtcgctctcctctcctcctccggagCGTGTGTCTGTGCGTGTCATCATAAGGTGCCGTTGTAATTTTGGTCGCACTGACCGGTAGGCTGGAGACACTActgctctgcacggagcttCTTATCCTGTTTTGCTGACTGACCATTCATCCAACCTGCTCTGCGTTTTTATCCATGCGGCTCAAATTGGAAGCTGTTAAATTATCACACTGCTGCGCCGATACGTGTGGCCTGAAAAAGGCCAGGGCTTGGGattccctgttttattattgttatcgtCTAGTGCTTCAGCCTTAACGGCTGCGCCCGGCGCCGACGGACGGCGGTCTGTGCGCTGTGCCTGACGCATGGAGGGTCTCTGGTAGTTTTAATTGATTTCGAGGTTACACTCCcttagtttctgttttgttttctttgttagttTCCGTTAGCTACTTTAAGATAAtttgtattttggttttgtttatttctttctcagTTGCTAATTTGACTTCATTAATTTTGTTGAGTTATGttaatttgtgtatttttggTTTGAGTGTGACCCTTACTAATATTTGTTTTATCTCCTTCTCAGTGCTGGAGTCTGGTGGCTGGGTGCTGGTGGTCCGGGTGGTGGTCTTCCCCCTTTTTGCTGTGTTTCCTTGGGATTTGAGTTTTCTCACATTTGGGTTCCTCTAGAGGGTTTGTTGTTTCCTTTATATTTTTTGGTTAGGATTCTGCCCCCCTTCTCACTAGCCTCTGTGTCCCCAGTCACGCTCAGCACTGTTAAGgtcttctcttcttttcctgTATGAATGTTTTAAATCATGTTATAAAAAAAAGGCAACTATTGTAATAAAAGCTATATCTTTTTGTACAAACATCGAACTACGTCTCCACATTCATCGTATCTTAAACCTGCGTGTCCTTGAACCTAAACTTAATAATTCTCTGGGTGAAATTCCTGGAGTGGCGTTGTTGGATCACACCGAAAACCATTTGAGCTTAACCTAGTCTGCTCGGCTGCCACAGAATATTATGAGACAATCATGTGTTAATGTGAATTtattgtgtatgtttgtgttgtTAATCTCTACTTATTCCATTTTCTGCAacaattgtttattattgttctgTGTTATTTTGCTATGCAGGTATAAGATTTTTAATGTCACATTTAAGGTGGATAAGTGTTGCAGTTTCATACACATTTGAATAAAGATTAACCACAGAATAATGTAACTTGTAAATTTATCTACACAACAAAAAATACGCTCGCATAGATTAAAATGTTCACAGCTTCACATACAGATACGAATGGTTTCACAGCCTTTACTGAGTTCCCTTATATTCCccagtgtttgtgtgttaaTGAGAGCTTTCCAGTGGTTCACATCGAGGTGTCTCGATTGTTTGCGTGAAAGGTCTTCGGTGTTGTAATGCCCCTTATTGGGGCCATCATGCACTTACTCGGATCAGACATCAAACAGACTTTCTGttgaaaaggatttttttttattaactagAACTGAGAAGAGATCAATCAGGAgtaaagaaacataaaacacatcTTCAGTGATATAGTTAGCATCATTAAGGAACACAGGCGATAATGATCGATGCTGTTAAGGAACATGGAAAGATAGGTCTGCAACATTTGTAGCTTCTGAGAATTTTACTTTAAAATTTAAAGGGAAAGAACTGTTGTGAGCATCTGGTGCGTATTTATCTTCTGTGCCATATGGGTATGGAGGTTTGTCTGGGAGCCACACCATCGCTGCAGGGGATGAAGTAGGAGCTCGTCCTCAGGCACTCAGGAGTGAGCTTCAGGCACACGAAGCAGAACTCCACCTGGCAGCGAGGACAGATGATGTTCTTGCAGCCCGTCTTGTCGTGCTCCACCTTGTAACTGCAGGTGGGACAGGCCCGGATAGAGGGACAGTCGGAGACCCCCTGCACCTGAGTGAGGGCGCTGGTCTTGCAGGTCCTGAGGAGTTCAAGGTCTTGGTTGACGCAGCCATCGTTGTCGCAGCGATCAGAGCGTGGAGCCGTACCTTTCCACGGCTTCAAACACTGCCAGCAGAACTGGTACAGTTTCTTCTTGTCTGCCGTGCACACCGTGCACTGAACACAGAGGTTAGTCAGGTCCTCTCTTTCAACGTGAGATTTGCAACCAGGACACTATcacaaaacaagcaaacaaacaaaacaaagttaagcccggggcggtcggtggcgtagtgggttgagcaggcgccccatgtacagaggctacagtcctcgctgcagctggccccggttcgagtcccacatcggacgaccctttgctgcatgtcattccccctctctctgcccctgcttcctgtctctcttcaaatATCCTgcccattaaaggcataaaaatccccaaaaaagaataataataaaaaagaaaagttaattcTCCAGGAAATCTGCTCCTttctatttgatttttttctttatttgataAGATTCTAACAGTACTGCAGTAAATGCAGCACGGGTGCAGGACCTGGTGCCAGTTTTCCAGCGCTAAATGACTGCACTTACCTTTTTACTCTCATCCAGGACTGTTTGTTCACAGTTTGTGCCACAGTGATAAAACAGCTGCCATATAAGGTGGCAGCCTGATCATCGGGATTAATAGAAGGACGAAAACAGCCATCAAACCAATGATTAATGCGGGACACTTACGGTTTTAAAGTCGCAGTACTCAGTGGCAGCCAGGCGGGCGATTTTCTGTTCAAAGTCGTGCATTTCTTCAGCTGTCAGCACCGCCAGCCGACGCACCTCTGCATAAGACCACACAGCTCCACACTGTTGCACGGTGCCTTCCTTTAAAGCGGGGCACTTGAATTTGTATCGGCCCTGAAAATTTAAGATGACATTGGCATTATATTGCCAGTTAAAGATAAAATGGAACTGGTTAGGGATACTGAGCACCTGTTACAGGTAGATAACAGTGAAACTGAATCAAAACAGGTCCCATAAAGCTGAGGGGCCTTTTTGCTTTGTGATATGAtacatatctatatctatatagctATAATACATGCCCACCTTAAAACGACCGAATGAAAATCTTTTAACTTTGTTGTTCACAGTAAGAGGAATTTGACAGAAAGataaactgatttatttatcgAGTGCCATTAAAATAATTGATGCCCTCAGAGCAGAAGAATGCTGTGAAAATCTAGAAAAGCATTTCTGGGTGGCAGTTAACAGGGACAGTGGATGCCAGTTTGAGGGCTAGAAAACCAAGATAACTCTCTCAAATTTCTAGAAATTAAAGGCCTCCATTGATCGTAAAAACACCCTCAGGAAGACAACGCTGAAGTTGGCCTCCGATTCGCAAATTAAAGGGaagggcataaagggccatttcactgcattttttgcattttgatcgacagaaccaaggtcctgtatggacactacaatagttacactgctcaaatctggatggaattattttaaagaggttgtagattcattaaaaccttttttgggatttgtgaaacctttgtctgatttgtgaaaatgcagaatagggccatttcactgcttttttgcattctgatcaccctgaactgggtcctgtatagaaactacaatagttagactgctcaaatctggatggaattattctaaagaggctatagattcattaaaaccttgtctgggatttgtgaaacctttttctgatttgtgaaaatgcagaacagggccttttcactgcatttttggtaggtttcaatgaatctacaacctctttagaataattccatccagatttgagcagtgtaactattgtagtttccatataggaccttgttttggtcaatcaaaatgcagtgaaatggccctttatgcccacccctttcattcgcgaatcggatgccaacttcagcgtcgtctcAGGAAGGTTGAGCAAATTCTGAGGTGGTTGAACTTCTACACAAGTCTAAGATATTTTAAACACAAGTCATGTGGACTGATGAAGTTGAAAATGAGCAAATGTATGTTGAATactgacccaaactgaaactgaaacattaATATAAGGAGACAATTAAAATAGTGAAGAAATATCTCGTTTTAGCACTACAAAACCACTGAAAAACTTTTGCATTCCACTGTGCACAGTATAAAAATGATCTGACCTCTCTAAAAAGGAGAGAAAGGGATCAAACTTGCTTTAGTTTGGATAATTAAACCCTCAACAAAAGGTGCTGTGACATGTAAGATTCGGTAGGCCTATAAAAAATAACCCTCTACATGGGAACAGTGGCGTGAGTAAGTCAAATGTAGGACAGCACCTGATCCAGCAGGCTACGACACCACCCAGTCAGAGACTCCGGGGTGACAGCATGGCCGCAGGACATCTCTGCCCGGAGGCACCTGTCTCCTTCCTCGGACGCTGAGAAGCACAGCAAAAAGAGCAGACATTGAACGCAACACTTGCCTTCCATCACcagaaacagtgaaaaaaaaaaaaagtcttcgtGCACATATTTCTTTTACAACATGACACATGAAGGTTCTTAAATAGCTTTAAATATGCACTCATCATGACAGGAGAACGTCTGAAAGTAACCAGCACGAACTGGTTAGCTACAAAATCTCGGAACATTTCGATTCGGTAGTTTGAGCGCTTACGCAGCGGATCCAGATCATCGGGTCTGTTGACGAACTTCAACGTGGTGTCATTTGGGTCATATCTTTTCTCGTCCTGACCCTGTGTGCTCATTTTGGATCTGAACAGCTCTTCTGCTCTCCGTGGACGATCCTTCTCTCTGCTCGCTCACCGGGGAATGCGCGCTGCGGCgcatagatgtgtttttagctttcagtttcttactcaTATGACTGCAACCCCTTTGTTCCTTTTTACCGAACACAAACATGTATATTTATTATTGCTACATATTCATTTAAAACATTCCAATGAAGTTAGTAGATCAGCTGTAGTTCATCTTTATATTAAGAAATGATCTGTCGATTGCTTTTACTGAAACAACCAGAAGAAACAGCCGGTAAACATCCTAGTTACTTACTGCTGGTAAACACGGTTATTTCCAGGAATCGTCAGCACAGTTGGCAtgcaaataattaaaaaagcaaaacacacCCTGGCCATATTGTTTTCGCTCAGCCGCCTCTGTTTTGTTCACATATACTTTAATATGCATAACTCCCTTAATAAACTCAGTGCTGAAAACTTTTATTTCTGCACTGTGTTGTTACAGATTTTAATAAGTTGATTATCTAATaaaatcacataaaaaaaagatttgttttttttaaaagtagagcttgttcttgttaaaaaaaaaaaagacaatatccAAATGGAGTGGTtggaataacaacaacaacaacaacaacaacaataaaaaaaatagatgacTTCAAAGATGC containing:
- the LOC142368825 gene encoding E3 ubiquitin-protein ligase RNF19B-like gives rise to the protein MSTQGQDEKRYDPNDTTLKFVNRPDDLDPLPSEEGDRCLRAEMSCGHAVTPESLTGWCRSLLDQGRYKFKCPALKEGTVQQCGAVWSYAEVRRLAVLTAEEMHDFEQKIARLAATEYCDFKTCPGCKSHVEREDLTNLCVQCTVCTADKKKLYQFCWQCLKPWKGTAPRSDRCDNDGCVNQDLELLRTCKTSALTQVQGVSDCPSIRACPTCSYKVEHDKTGCKNIICPRCQVEFCFVCLKLTPECLRTSSYFIPCSDGVAPRQTSIPIWHRR